A region from the Ammospiza nelsoni isolate bAmmNel1 chromosome 1, bAmmNel1.pri, whole genome shotgun sequence genome encodes:
- the POLR2K gene encoding DNA-directed RNA polymerases I, II, and III subunit RPABC4, with amino-acid sequence MDSQKDVQPPKQQPMIYICGECHTENEIKARDPIRCRECGYRIMYKKRTKRLVVFDAR; translated from the exons ATGGATTCACAGAAGGATGTTCAGCCTCCAAAGCAGCAGCCAATGATTTACATTTGTGGAG AATGTcatacagaaaatgaaataaaggcaAGAGATCCTATCAGGTGCAGAGAATGTGGCTACAGAATAATGTacaagaaaaggacaaaaagat TGGTAGTTTTTGATGCTCGATGA